The Prunus persica cultivar Lovell chromosome G7, Prunus_persica_NCBIv2, whole genome shotgun sequence genome has a segment encoding these proteins:
- the LOC18770883 gene encoding disease resistance protein RGA2: MADLAFPLATKLIEKLGSFASDQICLAWGVKADLKKLQRTMSTIKDVLLDAEQKQAHNQQIRSWLRQLKDVFLDAEDLLDEFECDALRREVVETFHGTTGKVRRFFSRSNPIAFRLRVGHEMKEIRERLDELKSNKAIFDSLTSIDHHGGGGEHHERVNVTHSFVRASKVIGRESEKKQIINLLMEQGDDNQSGNGNVSVIPIVGIGGLGKTTLAKLVYDDEGVVGHFEKRMWVSVSVDFEITRLIKMILSSASDTEMSDKLSLDQLQGRLRHALKDKKFLLVLDDVWNEDSIKWSELRDLLIEGAKSGSKILVTTRNTWVAEMMGTIPTSINLEFLSFEDCLSLFVECAFKEGRNKDYPNLFEMGKDIVRKCGGVPLAVKTLGSQLYSKTDEREWKLVRDSEIWELKQEDAGHILPALRLSYTRLPHHLRQCLACCSHLQKDMIEFSSTYLIRYWMAHGILDQSRDHRNMELEDIGELYFKDLWVRSFFQNVIDNGMFYRFDMHDLIHDLVQSVAQGECFTVKSANTKDMSENVRHLTFLEAGQNVSTTLQKLNKVRTITVQETEIDESFVCTCFSRFKYLRVLELSTCSLQVLPSSIGSLKHLRYMNLNSNEAITKLPNAICRLQSLQTLNLCNCENLQELPRDISKLISLTSLWITTKQTSFTENGVGCLKSLRFLSIPSCCNLTSLPREKSYLTSLRTLLIRNCEQLDLGNVNYQGTPLRLQKLGIINLPRMVALPEWFQGAANTLQVLVIGMCENLEALPEWLASFTSLTKLIIDECQKLSSLPEGMRSLTSLRELVIDDCPELERRCQRDIGEDWPKISHVPHVSFSLN, from the coding sequence ATGGCTGATCTTGCCTTTCCCTTGGCAACCAAACTCATTGAAAAGCTCGGGTCCTTTGCTTCTGACCAGATCTGCTTGGCATGGGGCGTTAAAGCTGATCTGAAAAAGCTTCAGCGCACAATGTCCACCATCAAAGATGTCCTCTTGGATGCCGAACAGAAGCAAGCTCATAACCAGCAGATACGCAGTTGGCTAAGACAGCTTAAAGATGTATTTCTTGATGCCGAGGACTTGTTGGATGAGTTTGAGTGTGACGCTTTGCGGAGGGAAGTGGTGGAAACATTTCATGGCACAACCGGAAAGGTACGCCGTTTCTTCTCTCGTTCTAATCCAATTGCATTCCGTTTGAGAGTAGGTCATGAAATGAAGGAGATTAGAGAGAGGTTAGATGAGCTCAAGTCCAATAAGGCTATATTTGATTCTCTCACTAGTATTGATCATcatggaggtggtggtgagCATCATGAGAGAGTGAATGTGACCCACTCCTTCGTTCGTGCTTCAAAGGTTATTGGTAGAGAGTCTgagaagaaacaaattataaatcTCTTGATGGAACAAGGTGATGATAATCAAAGTGGGAATGGGAATGTCTCTGTTATTCCTATAGTGGGGATTGGAGGTTTAGGGAAGACCACGCTTGCCAAGTTGGTGTACGATGATGAAGGGGTCGTTGGGCATTTCGAAAAGAGGATGTGGGTGTCTGTTTCAGTGGACTTTGAAATTACCAGATTGATAAAGATGATTCTTAGTTCTGCATCAGATACAGAGATGAGTGACAAATTGAGTCTGGATCAGTTGCAAGGAAGGCTGCGTCATGCTTTAAAGGATAAGAAATTTCTGCTTGTTTTGGATGATGTTTGGAATGAGGATAGTATTAAATGGAGTGAGTTAAGAGATTTATTGATAGAGGGAGCCAAGTCAGGAAGTAAGATTTTAGTGACGACAAGAAATACCTGGGTTGCTGAGATGATGGGTACCATTCCAACAAGCATTAATTtagaatttctttctttcgaggattgtttgtctttgtttgTAGAATGTGCTTTTAAAGAGGGACGTAATAAAGACTATCCTAACCTCTTTGAAATGGGAAAGGATATTGTCAGAAAGTGCGGAGGGGTTCCACTGGCAGTGAAAACTTTAGGGAGTCAACTATACTCAAAAACCGATGAGCGTGAATGGAAATTGGTGCGAGATTCTGAGATATGGGAATTGAAACAAGAAGATGCTGGTCACATTTTACCTGCTTTGAGATTGAGTTATACCCGATTGCCTCATCATTTGAGACAATGTCTTGCTTGCTGTTCCCATCTTCAAAAGGATATGATTGAATTTAGCAGTACATATTTGATCAGATATTGGATGGCACATGGAATCCTTGATCAGTCTCGTGATCATAGGAATATGGAGTTGGAAGACATCGGAGAGCTGTATTTTAAAGATTTATGGGTGAGATCCTTCTTTCAAAACGTTATTGATAATGGTATGTTCTACCGATTTGATATGCATGATCTTATCCATGATCTTGTACAATCAGTTGCACAGGGTGAGTGTTTTACAGTGAAGTCTGCAAACACCAAAGACATGTCTGAAAATGTTAGACATTTGACATTTTTGGAAGCTGGCCAAAATGTTTCAACAACCTTGCAAAAGTTGAACAAAGTGCGGACTATAACAGTACAGGAAACAGAGATTGATGAATCCTTCGTGTGCACTTGCTTTTCAAGATTCAAGTATTTGAGAGTGCTTGAGTTATCTACATGTTCATTACAAGTGTTGCCAAGTTCCATTGGTTCCCTGAAACATTTGAGATACATGAACTTGAATTCAAATGAAGCAATAACGAAACTCCCCAATGCAATTTGCAGACTGCAGAGCTTGCAAACTCTAAATCTTTGTAATTGTGAGAATCTCCAAGAGTTACCCAGAGATATAAGTAAATTGATCAGCCTCACATCACTTTGGATAAccacaaaacaaacaagtttcaCAGAGAATGGGGTGGGATGCTTGAAATCACTTCGATTTCTTTCTATTCCTAGTTGTTGTAATTTAACCTCTTTGCCACGTGAAAAGAGTTATCTTACTTCCTTAAGGACTCTACTGATAAGAAATTGCGAACAACTGGATTTGGGGAATGTAAACTATCAAGGAACTCCACTGAGGCTCCAAAAATTGGGTATTATAAATTTACCACGGATGGTGGCATTGCCTGAATGGTTTCAAGGAGCGGCTAATACCCTTCAAGTCTTGGTTATTGGCATGTGTGAGAATTTGGAGGCATTACCTGAGTGGTTGGCGAGTTTCACATCACTCACAAAGTTGATCATTGATGAATGTCAGAAATTGTCGTCTCTGCCAGAGGGCATGCGTTCTCTTACCTCCTTAAGAGAACTTGTGATTGATGATTGTCCTGAATTGGAGAGGAGATGCCAGCGCGACATTGGAGAAGATTGGCCCAAGATTTCTCATGTGCCACATGTTTCCTTTTCCCTCAATTGA
- the LOC18770059 gene encoding putative disease resistance protein RGA3 has translation MAHGILDQFRVHGNMELEDIGELYFKDLWARSFFQKVIDDHTCYFFDMHGLIHDLVQSVAQGECFIVKSANTKDISENVRHLTFLEAGQNVSTTLQKLNKVRTIAAERIDIDESFLHTCFSRFKYLRVLKLLEVSLQVLPSSIGSLKHLKYLDLSLNEAMTKVPNSICRLQSLQTLNFGYCENLQELPRDISKLISLTSLFLTTKQTSFTENGVGCLKSLRFLSITECSNLTFLSRETSYLAALRTLWIVECKLLDLVDVNYQGTPRRLQKLIIKDVPRMVALPEWFQGAANTLQLLVIARCENLEALPEWLRSFTSLKKLVLDSYPKLSSLPERMCSLTSLKELVIDDCPELERRCQRDIGKDWSKISHEPYVSFHLFD, from the coding sequence ATGGCACATGGAATCCTTGATCAGTTTCGTGTTCATGGGAACATGGAGTTGGAAGACATCGGAGAGCTGTATTTTAAAGATTTATGGGCGAGATCCTTCTTTCAAAAAGTTATTGATGATCATACATGCTACTTCTTTGATATGCATGGTCTTATCCATGATCTTGTACAATCAGTTGCACAAGGTGAGTGTTTTATAGTGAAGTCTGCAAACACCAAAGACATATCTGAAAATGTTAGACATTTGACATTTTTGGAAGCTGGCCAAAATGTTTCAACAACCTTGCAAAAGTTGAACAAAGTGCGGACTATAGCAGCAGAACGAATAGACATTGATGAATCCTTCCTTCACACTTGCTTTTCAAGATTCAAGTATTTGCGAGTGCTTAAGTTATTGGAAGTATCACTACAAGTGTTGCCAAGTTCCATTGGTTCGCTGAAACATTTGAAATATCTGGACTTGAGTTTAAATGAAGCAATGACGAAAGTCCCCAATTCAATTTGCAGATTGCAGAGCTTGCAAACTCTAAATTTTGGTTATTGTGAGAATCTCCAAGAGTTACCGAGAGATATAAGCAAATTGATAAGCCTCACATCACTTTTCTTAAccacaaaacaaacaagttttacAGAGAATGGGGTGGGATGCTTGAAATCACTTCGATTTCTTAGTATTACCGAGTGTAGTAATTTAACCTTTTTGTCGCGTGAAACGAGCTATCTTGCTGCATTACGAACTCTATGGATAGTAGAATGCAAACTGCTGGATTTGGTGGACGTAAACTATCAAGGAACTCCCCGGAGGCTCCaaaaattgattattaaaGATGTACCACGGATGGTGGCATTGCCTGAATGGTTTCAAGGAGCGGCTAACACCCTTCAACTCTTGGTTATTGCCAGGTGTGAGAATTTGGAGGCATTACCTGAGTGGTTGAGAAGTTTCACATCACTCAAAAAGTTGGTCCTTGATTCATATCCGAAATTGTCATCTCTACCAGAGAGGATGTGTTCTCTTACCTCCTTAAAAGAACTTGTGATTGATGATTGTCCTGAATTGGAGAGGAGATGCCAACGCGACATTGGAAAAGATTGGTCCAAAATTTCTCATGAGCCATATGTTTCCTTTCacttgtttgattga
- the LOC18771011 gene encoding general transcription factor 3C polypeptide 5 isoform X2 has protein sequence MGVVKDGSTTTGFLPSSEVFAIHYPGYPSSMSRAIETLGGTQGIRKAHSSQSNRLELHFRHQEPYSHPAFGDLRPCNNLLLKISKTKSNAGQTQPQSELLASKQDEVQIPENDRVHFDIVARVPEAYHFDGMVDYQHVVPVHADVARKKKRNWIEIKDPHSDKGGLMDIDQEDAMILLPQLFAPKDVPDNLVLKPSVTLSAKKNQEEPVQHQWEMDMEPVLAIDFGISEIPKRTNWEEYIPQGSDQWESQMAVSHLFDERPVWPKDSLLERLVDKGFNFSDHLLRRLLSRVAYYFSRGPFLRFWIKKGYDPRKDPESRIFQKIDFRVRPPLQSYCDANSANQPKHRWEDICAFRVFPYKCHTTLQLFELGDDYIQEQIRKPPAQTTCSSETGWFSYNMLENLKDCVKVRFLSVFPEPGAEPLLKAATESFKKSKKMSSNDKLMRDEVVHPQAKAGYEDVEEPNNVEEEEKDEIGVNNCEEALDTDDGLDVAEDGEISLQSHSYLNMENISRTHLQELFGSFPSPEAGGDRIQAAYTSDEEYQIYEQDSDDNFSDENDC, from the exons ATGGGAGTCGTAAAAGATGGCAGCACCACCACCGGGTTTCTCCCTAGCAGTGAAGTTTTTGCCATCCACTATCCTGGTTATCCTTCATCCATGTCCCGTGCCATTGAGACACTTGGTGGGACCCAAGGAATTCGTAAG GCTCATAGTTCACAGTCAAACAGGCTGGAGCTTCATTTCCGGCACCAAGAACCATATTCACATCCTGCCTTTGGAGACCTTCGTCCTTGCAACAACTTGTTGCTTAAAATATCCAAAACCAAGTCTAATGCTGGACAAACTCAACCCCAAAGTGAATTACTTGCCAGCAAACAAGATGAAGTGCAGATACCTGAAAATGATCGAGTACATTTTGATATTGTTGCTCGTGTACCAGAGGCTTATCACTTTGATG GAATGGTTGACTACCAGCATGTTGTTCCTGTTCATGCTGATGTTGCacggaagaaaaagagaaattggatCGAAATTAAGGATCCACACTCTG ATAAGGGTGGTCTTATGGATATTGATCAGGAGGATGCGATGATTCTGCTACCCCAACTCTTTGCACCTAAGGATGTGCCCGATAATTTAGT GTTGAAACCATCAGTGACATTGAGTGCAAAAAAGAATCAAGAAGAACCTGTGCAACACCAATGGGAG ATGGATATGGAGCCAGTTCTTGCAATTGACTTTGGAATCAGTG AGATTCCTAAGAGAACGAATTGGGAGGAATATATACCCCAAGGCTCAGATCAGTGGGAGTCACAGATGGCCGTATCTCATCTGTTTGATGAGCGGCCTGTATGGCCAAAGGATTCGCTACTTGAACGCTTGGTTGATAAGGGCTTCAACTTTTCAGATCATCTACTCAGAAG GCTTCTTTCTAGAGTCGCATACTACTTTTCACGTGGACCATTTCTCAGGTTCTGGATAAAAAAAGGATATGATCCTCGCAAGGATCCTGAATCTCGAAT ATTTCAGAAAATTGATTTTCGAGTCAGACCACCATTACAGAGTTACTGTGATGCTAATTCAGCCAATCA ACCAAAGCATAGGTGGGAGGATATTTGTGCATTTCGAGTGTTTCCTTACAAGTGCCATACAACATTGCAACTATTTGAACTTGGTGATGATTACATTCAAGAACAGATAAGAAAACCTCCAGCCCAGACAACTTGCTCT TCTGAGACAGGATGGTTTTCATATAACATGCTTGAAAACTTGAAAGATTGTGTTAAAGTGAGGTTCCTATCTGTATTCCCAGAACCTGGTGCAGAGCCCTTGCTAAAAGCTGCTACTGAAAGCTTCAAAAAGTCCAAGAAGATGAGTAGTAATGACAAATTAATGCGTGATGAAGTGGTACACCCACAGGCCAAAGCag GATATGAAGATGTTGAGGAACCCAACAATGTTGAGGAAGAGGAGAAAGATGAAATTGGGGTTAATAATTGTGAAGAGGCATTAGATACAGATGATGGACTTGATGTG GCTGAGGATGGTGAAATTTCTCTACAGTCACATTCAT ATCTTAACATGGAGAATATCTCAAGAACCCATTTACAGGAGCTTTTTGGTAGTTTTCCATCTCCTGAAGCAGGGGGTGATAGAATACAAGCTGCATATACGAGTGATGAGGAATACCAGATTTATGAGCAAGATAGTGATGACAACTTCTCTGATGAAAATGATTGCTAA
- the LOC18771011 gene encoding general transcription factor 3C polypeptide 5 isoform X1, protein MGVVKDGSTTTGFLPSSEVFAIHYPGYPSSMSRAIETLGGTQGIRKAHSSQSNRLELHFRHQEPYSHPAFGDLRPCNNLLLKISKTKSNAGQTQPQSELLASKQDEVQIPENDRVHFDIVARVPEAYHFDGMVDYQHVVPVHADVARKKKRNWIEIKDPHSDKGGLMDIDQEDAMILLPQLFAPKDVPDNLVLKPSVTLSAKKNQEEPVQHQWEMDMEPVLAIDFGISEIPKRTNWEEYIPQGSDQWESQMAVSHLFDERPVWPKDSLLERLVDKGFNFSDHLLRRLLSRVAYYFSRGPFLRFWIKKGYDPRKDPESRIRFQKIDFRVRPPLQSYCDANSANQPKHRWEDICAFRVFPYKCHTTLQLFELGDDYIQEQIRKPPAQTTCSSETGWFSYNMLENLKDCVKVRFLSVFPEPGAEPLLKAATESFKKSKKMSSNDKLMRDEVVHPQAKAGYEDVEEPNNVEEEEKDEIGVNNCEEALDTDDGLDVAEDGEISLQSHSYLNMENISRTHLQELFGSFPSPEAGGDRIQAAYTSDEEYQIYEQDSDDNFSDENDC, encoded by the exons ATGGGAGTCGTAAAAGATGGCAGCACCACCACCGGGTTTCTCCCTAGCAGTGAAGTTTTTGCCATCCACTATCCTGGTTATCCTTCATCCATGTCCCGTGCCATTGAGACACTTGGTGGGACCCAAGGAATTCGTAAG GCTCATAGTTCACAGTCAAACAGGCTGGAGCTTCATTTCCGGCACCAAGAACCATATTCACATCCTGCCTTTGGAGACCTTCGTCCTTGCAACAACTTGTTGCTTAAAATATCCAAAACCAAGTCTAATGCTGGACAAACTCAACCCCAAAGTGAATTACTTGCCAGCAAACAAGATGAAGTGCAGATACCTGAAAATGATCGAGTACATTTTGATATTGTTGCTCGTGTACCAGAGGCTTATCACTTTGATG GAATGGTTGACTACCAGCATGTTGTTCCTGTTCATGCTGATGTTGCacggaagaaaaagagaaattggatCGAAATTAAGGATCCACACTCTG ATAAGGGTGGTCTTATGGATATTGATCAGGAGGATGCGATGATTCTGCTACCCCAACTCTTTGCACCTAAGGATGTGCCCGATAATTTAGT GTTGAAACCATCAGTGACATTGAGTGCAAAAAAGAATCAAGAAGAACCTGTGCAACACCAATGGGAG ATGGATATGGAGCCAGTTCTTGCAATTGACTTTGGAATCAGTG AGATTCCTAAGAGAACGAATTGGGAGGAATATATACCCCAAGGCTCAGATCAGTGGGAGTCACAGATGGCCGTATCTCATCTGTTTGATGAGCGGCCTGTATGGCCAAAGGATTCGCTACTTGAACGCTTGGTTGATAAGGGCTTCAACTTTTCAGATCATCTACTCAGAAG GCTTCTTTCTAGAGTCGCATACTACTTTTCACGTGGACCATTTCTCAGGTTCTGGATAAAAAAAGGATATGATCCTCGCAAGGATCCTGAATCTCGAAT CAGATTTCAGAAAATTGATTTTCGAGTCAGACCACCATTACAGAGTTACTGTGATGCTAATTCAGCCAATCA ACCAAAGCATAGGTGGGAGGATATTTGTGCATTTCGAGTGTTTCCTTACAAGTGCCATACAACATTGCAACTATTTGAACTTGGTGATGATTACATTCAAGAACAGATAAGAAAACCTCCAGCCCAGACAACTTGCTCT TCTGAGACAGGATGGTTTTCATATAACATGCTTGAAAACTTGAAAGATTGTGTTAAAGTGAGGTTCCTATCTGTATTCCCAGAACCTGGTGCAGAGCCCTTGCTAAAAGCTGCTACTGAAAGCTTCAAAAAGTCCAAGAAGATGAGTAGTAATGACAAATTAATGCGTGATGAAGTGGTACACCCACAGGCCAAAGCag GATATGAAGATGTTGAGGAACCCAACAATGTTGAGGAAGAGGAGAAAGATGAAATTGGGGTTAATAATTGTGAAGAGGCATTAGATACAGATGATGGACTTGATGTG GCTGAGGATGGTGAAATTTCTCTACAGTCACATTCAT ATCTTAACATGGAGAATATCTCAAGAACCCATTTACAGGAGCTTTTTGGTAGTTTTCCATCTCCTGAAGCAGGGGGTGATAGAATACAAGCTGCATATACGAGTGATGAGGAATACCAGATTTATGAGCAAGATAGTGATGACAACTTCTCTGATGAAAATGATTGCTAA